The genomic DNA ggctttgcgctccaatttcgacgcagggacaccaggcggacacttggaaaatgtagtctcttatggtcaatcttccaatgatatgcctacaaatacgtcacaatgctgcaaacaccttggggaaacgacagaaagtgtaggctcattccttgcgcaatcacagccatataaggagacaatggaaaacagagcttcagagattctgctcatttcctggttgacgtatcatcttggtttcgcctgtagaatgagttctggggcacttacagacaatatctttgcagattctgaaacttcagagtgttttctttccaaaacggtcaataatatgcatagtcgagcatcttttcatgacaaaatattgcgcttaaaacgggaacgttttttatccaaaaatgaaatagcgcccctagagatccaagaggttaaagatatccataaaaagtgttgtttaaagtttgccacaagccacctgggagacacactaaacatgtggaagaaggtgctctggtcagatgaaaccaaaattgaacttttttggcaacaatgcaaaacgttatgtttggcgtaaaagcaacacagctgaacacaccatccccactgtcaaacatggtggtggcagcatcatggtttgggcctgcttttcttcagcagggacagggaagatggttaaaattgatgggaagatggatggagccaaatacaggaccattctggaagaaaacctgatggagtctgcaaaagacctgagactgggacggagatttgtcttccaacaagacaatgatccaaaacataaagcaaaatctacaatggaatggttcaaaaataaacatatccaggtgttagaatggccaagtcaaagtccagacctgaatccaatcgagaatctgtggaaagaactgaaaactgctgttcacaaatgctctccatccaacctcactgagctcgagctgttttgcaaggaggaatgggaaaaaatatcagtctctcgatgtgcaaaactgatagagacataccccaagcgatttacagctgtaatcgcagcaaaaggtggcgctacaaagtattaacttaagggggctgaataattttgcacgcccaatttttcagtttttgatttgttaaaaaggtttgaaatatccaataaatgtcgttccacttcatgattgtgtcccacttgttgttgattcttcacaaaaaaatagagttttatatctttatgtttgaagcctaaaatgtggcaaaaggttgcaaagttcaagggggccgaatactttcgcaaggcactgtatttgtatgtacatattcttattcattcctctacacttgtgtgtataaggtagttgttgtgaaattgttagatattactgcatggtcggaactagaagcacaagcattttgctacacttgcattaacatctgctaatcatgtgtatgtgacaaataaaatttgatttgatgaggaaAGTTTCTGATGACTCCACCAACGGAGTGGAGCAGATACCAGGCTTTGTGGAATCTGGCTCCGACTACATCGATTCACCTAAGGTCAATACttcaattattttttattatgaaaCGCCTACCgtgtacctatgtttgtcctctgtagtTGGGTGCCTTTTTTTGTTTGCTGAAATACATAATTTTTCAATAAACGTTAACCAAATGCAACCACCAACTCTTTGTTCATTGCTGTTGCTCTAAGATGGAAAATCATCTCTAATTCGAATGTGCCAATTGAATCTCAGCAGGGAAACAGTCGTTGGTTGTATTTGATTCATGTTTATTGaaaaagtatggatttcagcaaacaaagaaaaGCACGCAACTACAAAGGACAAACAAGTACAAGACAAGGGGTTTCATTATTTACAGTTTTTGAAGTACTGACCTTGGGCGAATTGATGTAATCAGAGCTAGATTCCACAAAGCCTGGTCTCCGCTCCACTGCGTTGGTGGAGTCATCAGAAACTTCCTACACCATTGAGTGGAGTTTAGTCCGCTAAGGCCTACGTGTCTATTTCACAATAAGCCGTGATGAAGGGCTCGCGTCGCCTGCGATCAGTCCTTTGATTTAGTTCACGCTGTCCATTTTGCTGATTTTTATGCACTTGTATTAGGACACATCAAGGGATTCTCGCATGCGGGTTATATGTCTTTAAAGTTTGCTATGTGGGGTAGCAGCAATGTAGGCTACCTGGGGCTTCTACATTTTTATTCTTCATAATTATAAGTTAGACATGAAGAGCTCCAAAAACAAGGCTCCCTGGCACAATTATGAGCCAAAAACTGATTTTGATCATATATTTGAAACAAGACTTTGTGTTATTGTTAGTTAAAAATGTGTGGCTAGCATGACACATCAGTATGTTCTTGTGGAGGAGAACCACTGTGCTCACCAATGGCGTTTAGAGAAATATAACATGCAAAgatggaaaatatgtatttattgtcGTTGTGCAGGTTGTGGGACTGGGAAACCCTGGAATGAACAGTTCACGCCACAGCGTAGGCATGGCAGTGCTGGAAGCACTTGCTACCCGGCTTGGGGTAGCTGATAACTGGCGTGGTGATAGGCATGTGTCCGGTGAGGTCATCGTATCTGACATCCAGGACACCCATATCGTGCTTCTCCGACCACGACTACTGATGAACATAAATGGTGTATCAGTGGCCAAAGCAGGTGAGGAATCTTGTCTTCTTGATGTCTTTTTACATTTTATGCATTTTGAGTTTTGACTGTCTGAGGAATTAGTTCAAAAGGCTAGTTGtaaacatgttctcatttacaactgcgacctggccaagataaagcaaagcagtgcgacacaaacaacaacacagttacacatggaataacaaacatacagtcaaaaatacaatagaaaaagtctatatacagtgtgtgcaaatgaagtagggtaagggaggtaaggcaatgaataggccatagtggctaaataattacaatatagcaattaaacactggagtgataaatgtgcagaagatgagtgtgcaagtagagatactggagtgcaaaggagcaaaataaaaaaatgcaaataacagtgtggggatgaggtagttggatgggctatgtacaggtgcagcgatatgtgagctgctctgacagctggtgctaaactccctcactagctttgaGTCTctagctttagtgatttttgcagttcgttccagtcattggcagcagagaactggaagaaaaggggtccgaaagaggaattggctttggggatgaccagtgaaatatacctgctggagcgcgtactatgggtgggtgctgctatggtgaccagtgagctgagataaggtggggctttacctagcagagatttgtagatgacctggagccattgggtttggcgacgaatatgaagcgagggccagcctacatgtcgcagtggtgggtagtatatggggctttggagaCAGAACGGGGGACACTGTGATACAGTCTatctaatttgctgagtagagtgttagaggatattttgtaaatgacatccccgaagtcaaggatcagtagtatagtcagttttatgagggtatgtttggcagcatgagtgaaggatgctttgttgcaaaataggaagccgattatagatttgattttgggttggagatgcttaatgtgagtctggaaggagagtttacagtctaaccagacacctaggtatttgtagttgtccacatattctaagtcagaaccgtccagagtagtgatgctggacgggtgggcaggtgtgggcaacgatcagttgaagagcatgcatttagttttacttgcatttaagagcagttggatgccacggaaggatagttgtatggcattgaactCGTctagaggttagttaacacagtaccCAAAGAActgccagaagtatacagaatggtgtcgtctgaggtggatcagagaatcaccagcagcaagagcgtcatcattgatgtatacagagaaaagagtcggcccgaagattgtaccctgtggcaccccgatttgacacactgaactctgtttgagaagtagttagtgaaccagatgagacagtcatttgagaaaccaagtctgttgagtctgccgataagaatgtggtgattgacagagttgaaagccttggccaggtcgatgaagacagctgcacNNNNNNNNNNNNNNNNNNNNNNNNNNNNNNNNNNNNNNNNNNNNNNNNNNNNNNNNNNNNNNNNNNNNNNNNNNNNNNNNNNNNNNNNNNNNNNNNNNNNcagtattgtctcttatcgatggcggttatgatatcgtttaggaccttgagcgtggctgaggtgcacccatgaccagctcggaaaccagattgcatagcagagaagggacggtgggattcaaaatggttggtgatctgtttgttaactggCTTTCAAAGaatttagaaagacagggtaggatagatataggtctgtagcagtttgggtctagagtgtctccccctttgaagagggggatgaccccggcagctttccaatctttgaggatctcagatgatacgaaagagaggttgaacaggctagtaataggagttgcaacaatttcggtggataattttagaaagagagggtccaggttGTTTAgctcggctgatttgtaggggtccagactttgaagctctttcagaacatcagttatctggatttgggtgaaggagaaatggggaggcttgggcaagttgctgtggggtgcgcagggctgttgaccggggtaggggtagccaggtggaaagcatggccagctgtagaaaaaatgcttattgaaattctcaattattgcagatttatcggtggtcacagtgtttcctagcctcagtgcagtgggcagctgggaggaggtgctcttattctccatggactttagcgtcccagaacttttgggagtttgtgctacaggatgcaaatttctgtttgaaaaagctagcctttgctttccagTTTGTTAATGATATTTGATCATATGAATGATATTTTGTTTTTAATTACCTTGAATCAAGCGTGTAAATACAGTGTCAAGCCTGAGCACATACTGCTGGTTCATGATGAGTTGGATAAGCCTCTTGGAAAGCTTGCTATGAAACAAGGAGGGAGCGCCAGGTGAGTTGATTCCCAGACAAATATCAGCATGACTATTGACGCTATCTGACAACAATGTGATCTTCCCAACTTTGTGCTCATTCTATATGTTGTTGATTGACAGGGGTCACAATGGTGTGCGGTCCTGTGTTGAGTGTCTGCAGACTGATGTAAGTAACTGTCCACACAGACAATTACTCTCCCTTCCCACATTGGGAGGAATTGAGAGGTGACTGTTCACTTTGACAAATTTGTGGAAAGTGCTAGAGAATCCAGAGAAATGTCATGTCTGTCAAAGGAAACTGTtgtctgggaggggggggggggggggttgggagcAGAGCAAAAAGACAGACAATAAATTACTATTCTATTCTTGTGTCCCCCAGGTGATGCCCAGACTGCGTATTGGGATTGGCAGACCATCAGGTAAAACATCAGTGGATAGGCATGTTCTGGGCCGCTTCTCTCAGGAGGAACAGGAGGTTCTGAGTGGGGTTTTAGAAGAGAGTGTGGACATTCTCCTCTCCCAGCTCACTGACAAGGAGAATGTGCAGTCCCCAGTGTCGCCACCTGGAGGCAGACTAGCATCACAGACTGGGAAACAAAGGGAGCGTTTAAGCGCTCCACGAAAGGACACGACCACCAGACCTGAGACTAACAAGAGACTTTGACAGAGCCAGTGAAACTATGACTACTCTGGGATAGTAGCTTTGCTGCTGCTGAAACAAAGCTGCCTCTTGCAGAAATATGAAAGTgtgtacatgtttttatttattatgaCTTTGTTTATGCTCTGGTTTAGGATGTATGTGAAATGAATGCCAAGTAAGCACACTTCGTTTCAAGGACAAAGAATTTAGATGTGTATAAGATAATCATCGCATAGATCTAGATTGGTATGCAGTATGCATTTATTTTTAAGTTTCCCAAACTACCATGTGTATGGCTTTTGGTGGTCTAATTATGTGCAAGGTCGAAGGAGAGACCAATACTTGATTTTAAAATGATTAAACAACCATCTTACCAATGGCATTGAGAAGACATGGAACTAATAGTGAATAAACTGAGGGTTTTCCTGATAAAATaacatgtttcagtcacccaaaGTCTCACATCATCTAAACTCATTGTCTTTGGTGTATTTATTGATACAACATATTGATTCCATCCTTTAATTGTCAGCCTATAACCACACTCTCAATCAACAAGCGTTCTTAATGAGTAGTAGCAAACAGTCAATAAGTGTAGGATTCTCACCAAAGTGAATAACAGCCCACAAAAACTGAGAAAGGACCATATAAAAAGTACAGCAAGAGGCAGAATGAGAGAAAGTAAAACTGATAGAATGGGCCAAATAGATTGCAATGCAGGTTGAAAGAAAGGGCGGGGGAGAAAACAATGGGGGCCAAACATTGTAGGATAGGGCTGTTTGAAGCCTTCTGTTTGGCCTTAGCTCAGAGTCACAACAAAGCATCAGGGCCACACTTGTGGATGTGGGGAATGGGACTCAAAGGGAATCTCTCCACTCATGACAGACCCCCACCTCTCTACCCCTTTCGCTTTCTCTCATGTGACCCCCTTGAGCCAGCCATCTCACCTACCAGGGCACTTTCCCAGCCCCTCTGAGTGGTCAGCCTGGGAGAGTGCAGTGGTGGCCTCTAACTTTTCTCtgaaaggtcagaggtcactAATAAGGCTGGACACTGGGCTAATTTATTCAGGAATGGCTTCCCCTCAGCAGTTATAGGCTGAGCTGCACTAGCCCAAAGCCCAGTGGGGGGTCTTCCCCTAAGCTCACAGATGTGCTAAGACCAGGGATACACAAAAAGACAGGGATGGGGGATggatacacacaaacaaactgcaTTATTGTCACTCAAATTGCAGACCCTCAGAGATTTGAGGTTGAGGCTTTTTAAGCTTTGAGTTTAAAGTGGATTTGTTATTCACCATGATCCCCAACAGATGACCTGGGAACGATAATATGGACATTATCAGTATAGGAATGTGGATCGATTTCACTGGTTGTAAAGGTGAACTTTCTCAATGTAGTCCTTTGTAATTATCAAGCAAGATActgtcttcctttcctctctttggGATAAGACCGTCAAACTAATCCTAATGGTTTAGTGTAGGATCTTATATTGAGGCTCTGGTTTAGTGATGCCATATGTCACAGCCAGCCACCACCTAGCTTATTGGGGCCCTTATACTCTCCTTACCTAGGAACCGTGCAGTATTGGCATGCTGTTTTAAGTCAAGAGAAAGGTGAATATGACGAGAAGTGAAAACAAGAggattccccagttctactggcTCACATTGAGGCTTGGAGAGTGAAATGTATTTCCCCATTCACTTAAAGACTGCAAAGATGTTTTCCCTATATCCAAAAATGAACACAGTCGGTCTCAGAAAATATATGTGATAACTTGATGCCCTACACTAAGATTTACACATGTGCTATGGGCCTGGTTTGTATTGTTGCATCTGCATCTGCCTACAAAATGGGATGAACTTATATCAAAGTAAGGAAAACTAAAGAGAATGTATTTCCAATGAAAGAGGCAAAGCTTTGGGCCTAGAATATATCTCTCAGATTTACAAAAATTGTTACAACAAATAATGTTATTATATATTCAGACCTTGAAAAATTGGCTAGGCCTACTCAAATCCACATTGCACTGGGGAAAGAGTGTCCTTACAGACCTATCTTAATTTGACCATGTTaatcacagcaggaaaataatcatgcagcaacaggaaaCGTGAATTACTTTGTGGATTCAAATTAATGGAGATTTTTTTttagggttgatacatttttcgttagggcaaatcaagtctgatatTTTAAAGTGGGAATTACACActttttagaagcctttttaaaccttgaataaatTACATTTAGCATTTTCTGCTGCGCAGGAAAATTCTCTGGGACAACAGGGATCAAATTAAGAGGCcttatgtgttttttcatttagTGGTGACTGGTGGTGACGAACTAGGAATCATCAGCTAGCACTGAAACTTTTGAAATGTCGAAGTTGACGTCATACAATAACAAAACATGTATGAAAGGAGTATCAATCTctggaaaaaaaagaagaaaaaaactagTTAAACTCTCAAGCTATTTCCATGATGTAGTAAACTACAGAAGAAAATGTACAGGTTTATCTGAGAAATATAATAATCTTTCTTCCCAATACAGATATCTATTCAATGACTTTCATAAAGTGGGttcataatgtaggcctaataTTGTATTTTTTCTCTCGAATGAACTGAATGGGTTTAGTTTAGTGAATCAGTGAAGTCCCTGCCTGCATTCCCGATAAGTAAGCATTAATAACGCGTCTTTTCCCTCCCTTCAGCCATAATCTCCAGTGATCTCGCGCCTCCCGCAATAAATTATTCTGACATGGCCGTGAAAAGGCAGCAGCGGGCAGGCCCTTTAAGAGGCAAATGAGCATCGACAGTGAGAAGATGTTCCCAGCAAAGGAAATGTTAACTCACTCCCCTGTAGGAGTGCGATGCGATGGATGAAACCAACTGAGATGTATTTAAAGGAAAAGGGGAGAAGAGTCCAACCCCGAAGGCGATCACTGTTTAATAATGTATCAGGGAGAAGTAGGCTTTTAACCCTAGCTATGATGGGCCTTAAGCATCTGGAGTGTGGGAAGCGCAAGTAGCATGCCTTTTTTGGGCAAGGTTTACCTTCCTCGACACCATGCGATGCATATTCGATAAGGGAAGTGATTCGATATAGCAATTGAACCTAGCAAATCATTTGATCCAGTCGATCTAATTGCCTTTTGAAAGAGATGTTTGGGTCCAAAATTTTGAAGAATAGTAGGCTAGTCAGAATAGTTGCAGGTCTTCTGGGGATCTGGACACTTAATGGTAAGTTTGTTTCAGAATGAGGTCACAATTTTAGACCCATAAGCACAACATTACCCTCGCGCGCGTTGTGGTTCACCTGTCAATCACCTGTGTCATACAGCTCTAAAGAAATCTTTAGTATATGTCTTGAAGATTTTCCTGAAAACGACTACAATGTCCTTATCAGATAGATGAGGCATAGACCTAAACTACACGAGCATTTATTCAATTTATGGTAATCAAATTGACCTCAAAGTCTTATAGGCTCTACTAATTAATATGtaattaacatgttattaacagCCAAATCATCTGCCAATAGGCCATTCATTAATATTTTTTAATAAACTAATGAATAAACAAGTTGATATTTGTTAGTGCCTGGCTGCATTGTACGAATACCCCTGGTTTATTATTGTGAAACAACAGAGAGGAAAGTTCATTTCGTATTGACAATACGTTTACAAGGATAACAGTGTTTTGATTGTAATTGACCTGGAGAGCCAAAATAGGTCTGTTGTGTCTTTAAAATGTTTACTGGTCCTTCATTCGCAGCTGCTGGCTTGTGTGTGCTATCAGAGCTAGTGCAGATGCATTACTTCTTCAGCACAATGGACATTTATCACCCCGTGGTGTTATTCAAATTCAGTACCAAGCGAAGACCATCCCCACTCCCTCTCGCCGTCCATCTCGGTAACACCGTTATTGTTAGTGAAGCTCAAGAAAAGCCTTTGGATAACAGAATAGCGAGCACGCAGTGCCATTCCCGTGCAGTCGTCATATTAAGTAATAGCCAGTTAAAGGAGCGCCACGAGTTGACTCATGTAACCCTTTTTTCGCGTCTTATAATTTTTCTACAAGCTGGAGTATACAAGAAATGCTGCTTGGGGACGGCGGAGGAGCAGGTGCATTCGCGTTTTAACAATTTCCCCTCGGCTTTCTCGCATCAGCAATGTTCTGCTTTGTCGCCTTATACCGTTTTAACATTAATATAAACATTGATTTTTTTTGTATGATTGGAAGAATTTGAAGTCGAGTTAAAAATGCTTGTGTTCTGCTCTATAATGGTGTGGAAACTATATGTGCAAGGAGATGCGTCTTACAGGTGCAGATATGTCGAAACGCAGTCGTAATGCAGTTTGAACGACTCGTTTCTTCTGATTCCTATGCTGGTGATTAGAGCAAACCATTTTCATGTTGTCATATTATTGTATTGAATTTAAGAAGTTTTTACAGTGTTTTGACGTTTTCGAAGGGGAAATTGAATCATCGTTGAGGCCTTCGTCGACTTAAACATCTTCTGGTAAATCATGCCATTGGTATAGGCTATCAAAGATCAGAGTATCGAAAATCGTAGATATTCTGAATTTGAAATGTGCATGTTTGTTACTAGACCTGCTGACTTATAAAATG from Oncorhynchus clarkii lewisi isolate Uvic-CL-2024 chromosome 30, UVic_Ocla_1.0, whole genome shotgun sequence includes the following:
- the LOC139389753 gene encoding probable peptidyl-tRNA hydrolase encodes the protein MTLLNFVTMRRLLLKLINRAMLTGPVGPMMGNEAGVHTNSRRRLVVGLGNPGMNSSRHSVGMAVLEALATRLGVADNWRGDRHVSGEVIVSDIQDTHIVLLRPRLLMNINGVSVAKAACKYSVKPEHILLVHDELDKPLGKLAMKQGGSARGHNGVRSCVECLQTDVMPRLRIGIGRPSGKTSVDRHVLGRFSQEEQEVLSGVLEESVDILLSQLTDKENVQSPVSPPGGRLASQTGKQRERLSAPRKDTTTRPETNKRL